In one window of Streptomyces roseofulvus DNA:
- a CDS encoding TIGR03936 family radical SAM-associated protein — protein sequence MQRIRLRYTKRGRLRFTSHRDFQRAFERALRRAEVPMAYSAGFTPHPKVSYANAAPTGTGSEAEFLEIALTERRDPETLRALLDESLPAGLDITDAVEARTSGLADRLTASVWELRLDGVAVDDARKAADAFLAAETVEVQRKTKNGIRTFDTRSAVVELVADRPQGDPQGDRPADDACAILRLVVRHVTPAVRPDDVLSGLRAVADLAPPVPAAVTRLAQGLFDEESGTVTDPLAPDREAVTAAAPTAAATAPATAPEAGPA from the coding sequence GTGCAGCGCATCCGTCTGCGCTACACCAAGCGCGGCCGCCTCCGGTTCACCAGCCACCGCGACTTCCAGCGCGCCTTCGAGCGCGCCCTGCGCCGTGCCGAGGTGCCCATGGCGTACTCGGCCGGCTTCACCCCGCACCCCAAGGTGTCGTACGCCAACGCCGCCCCCACGGGTACGGGCTCCGAGGCCGAGTTCCTGGAGATCGCCCTCACCGAGCGCCGCGACCCGGAGACCCTGCGGGCCCTGCTCGACGAGTCCCTCCCGGCCGGCCTCGACATCACCGACGCCGTCGAGGCCCGCACCTCCGGCCTCGCCGACCGGCTCACCGCCTCCGTCTGGGAGCTCCGGCTCGACGGCGTCGCCGTCGACGACGCCCGCAAGGCCGCCGACGCCTTCCTCGCCGCGGAGACCGTGGAGGTGCAGCGCAAGACCAAGAACGGCATCCGTACCTTCGACACCCGCTCCGCCGTCGTCGAGCTCGTCGCGGACCGTCCCCAGGGCGATCCCCAGGGTGATAGGCCCGCCGACGATGCCTGTGCGATACTGCGGCTGGTCGTTCGGCACGTGACACCCGCCGTGCGACCCGACGACGTCCTGTCCGGTCTCCGAGCTGTGGCCGACCTGGCGCCGCCGGTCCCCGCAGCGGTGACCAGGCTGGCGCAGGGGCTCTTCGACGAGGAGTCCGGCACGGTGACCGACCCGCTCGCGCCCGACCGCGAGGCAGTCACGGCCGCAGCACCCACGGCCGCCGCGACCGCCCCGGCGACGGCGCCGGAGGCAGGCCCCGCGTAA
- a CDS encoding bifunctional glycosyltransferase/CDP-glycerol:glycerophosphate glycerophosphotransferase, whose protein sequence is MAPRLSVIVPIYNVAYYLPACLNSLAVQTFQDLEVIMVDDGSTDESHEIAAEFAAKDDRFRLIRKENAGLGAARNTGLDSLAPEAEFIAFVDSDDLIPPDAYRLMIETLDETGSSFATGNVEHINSTRIWQSPMHRFLSRGAVKKTHVSRKRALLTDRIACNKVFRRDFWEQHALRFPEGVLYEDTPVIVPAQYLAESVDIISETTYYWRLREGEAAPSITQRRTEPKAARDRASAVESVSRFLAQRTEPGAEALKREYDKTVLTGDLRIFLNVLPDGDEEYRAEFMAAANKFLDQIDLKTVKELPTALRVKWLLVRKHALAELLAFIEAERIGEPVELDGSFRRYAKYPFLESTQLPKKVLRMDQDLQLRSPLRELEWLPGGKLRLAGHAWIDRVDQSGKRSVVKLLQLKKDGTQRRMLIPLKNLQTEDATTAAGWKNRGHSFDWAGWETEIDLSRFRKGGQWQEGLWHVGMRVLSGGLVRSRSVHSYGSDHTAYPQPHWLDETHRIVPELRRAALKLRVEKVPFTVTGFAPDGDAIVVDGLLRESVAPGVEVSLRIINQSSGEAFFVPAEIVSAAGERTELRIRVPLKDVALLPEHLETADTAGADPAKNMRRNWSTQLQLQEGEAKPRRHRVVVQDGLADLQVRLTDAFGEDAPLNEVAVLSGTNGYLKFAGRPLRAKITGIATTDGTFLIRGTAPVDLADYHLVVSAKNRFDERTVPLSVGADGTFEATFRPSTMSGTGGGLPLKAGRWVFRLEAGDDAPALPLVVDRLAVTQFPLESTYNGRENRLEVHWQDHPQLNCLPDLSPLERGDNRQYQLRQEVYEKGRELPLRDSVLYISYNGKQYSDSPRAIHEELLRRGADVEHLWLVRDGQVELPDTVQPVRFQGREWYEALARSRYIITNAHLPHWIRRRAGQVIVQTWHGTMLKKIGLDIDAPKFDPNYHERLVKEAESWNILVSSNRFSTPILKRAMGYNGLIAETGYPRNDYLYAEDRDERAAEVKAKLGLPADKKVVLYAPTWRDDLSHARGQFKFDLRVDLEDARRRLGDDHVFLIRRHSNIVDSIPGAGNGFVYDVSEYPDIADLYLAADIMITDYSSVMFDYAHLRRPMLFFTYDLEHYRDRLRGFYFDFENDAPGPLVETSDDLLTAIREIDEVQVAYQEKYDEFHHQFCDLDDGHAAGRVADLMFKIAEEGAPL, encoded by the coding sequence ATGGCTCCCAGGCTCAGCGTCATCGTCCCGATATACAACGTGGCGTACTACCTGCCCGCCTGCCTGAACTCGCTCGCCGTGCAGACCTTCCAGGACCTGGAAGTGATCATGGTGGACGACGGGTCGACCGACGAGTCCCACGAGATCGCGGCGGAGTTCGCGGCGAAGGACGACCGCTTCCGGCTCATCCGGAAGGAGAACGCCGGCCTGGGCGCCGCCCGTAACACCGGTCTGGACAGCCTGGCGCCGGAGGCCGAGTTCATCGCCTTCGTCGACAGCGACGACCTGATCCCGCCGGACGCCTACCGGCTGATGATCGAGACCCTCGACGAGACGGGCTCCTCCTTCGCCACGGGCAACGTGGAGCACATCAACTCCACCCGCATCTGGCAGTCGCCGATGCACCGCTTCCTCTCCCGGGGCGCGGTCAAGAAGACGCACGTCAGCCGGAAGCGCGCGCTGCTCACCGACCGCATCGCCTGCAACAAGGTCTTCCGCCGCGACTTCTGGGAGCAGCACGCGCTGCGCTTCCCCGAGGGCGTGCTGTACGAGGACACCCCGGTGATCGTCCCGGCGCAGTACCTCGCCGAGTCCGTCGACATCATCAGCGAGACCACGTACTACTGGCGTCTGCGCGAGGGCGAGGCCGCCCCGTCGATCACCCAGCGCCGCACCGAGCCGAAGGCCGCGCGCGACCGCGCCTCCGCGGTGGAGAGCGTCAGCCGCTTCCTCGCCCAGCGCACCGAGCCGGGCGCCGAGGCGCTCAAGCGCGAGTACGACAAGACCGTCCTCACCGGCGACCTGCGCATCTTCCTCAACGTGCTGCCCGACGGCGACGAGGAGTACCGCGCGGAGTTCATGGCCGCGGCCAACAAGTTCCTCGACCAGATCGACCTGAAGACGGTCAAGGAGCTGCCCACGGCGCTGCGCGTCAAGTGGCTGCTGGTCCGCAAGCACGCCCTGGCCGAGCTCCTGGCCTTCATCGAGGCCGAGCGGATCGGTGAGCCGGTCGAGCTCGACGGCTCCTTCCGCCGGTACGCGAAGTACCCGTTCCTGGAGTCCACCCAGCTGCCGAAGAAGGTCCTCCGGATGGACCAGGACCTGCAGCTGCGTTCGCCGCTGCGGGAGCTGGAGTGGCTGCCGGGCGGCAAGCTGCGGCTGGCCGGTCACGCCTGGATCGACCGGGTCGACCAGAGCGGCAAGCGGTCCGTGGTGAAGCTGCTCCAGCTGAAGAAGGACGGCACCCAGCGGCGGATGCTGATCCCGCTGAAGAACCTCCAGACCGAGGACGCCACCACGGCCGCCGGCTGGAAGAACCGCGGTCACAGCTTCGACTGGGCCGGCTGGGAGACCGAGATCGACCTGTCCCGCTTCCGCAAGGGCGGGCAGTGGCAGGAGGGTCTCTGGCACGTCGGCATGCGCGTGCTCTCCGGTGGTCTGGTGCGGTCCCGCTCGGTCCACTCGTACGGCTCCGACCACACCGCCTACCCGCAGCCGCACTGGCTCGACGAGACCCACCGGATCGTGCCGGAGCTGCGCCGCGCCGCGCTGAAGCTGCGCGTCGAGAAGGTGCCGTTCACGGTCACCGGCTTCGCGCCGGACGGGGACGCGATCGTCGTCGACGGTCTGCTGCGCGAGTCCGTCGCCCCGGGCGTCGAGGTCTCCCTGCGGATCATCAACCAGAGCAGCGGCGAGGCGTTCTTCGTGCCCGCCGAGATCGTGTCCGCCGCCGGCGAGCGCACCGAGCTGCGGATCCGCGTCCCGCTGAAGGACGTGGCCCTGCTGCCGGAGCACCTGGAGACCGCCGACACGGCGGGCGCCGACCCGGCCAAGAACATGCGCCGCAACTGGAGCACCCAGCTCCAGCTCCAGGAGGGCGAGGCGAAGCCGCGCCGTCACCGGGTCGTGGTCCAGGACGGTCTGGCCGACCTCCAGGTCCGGCTCACCGACGCCTTCGGCGAGGACGCCCCGCTGAACGAGGTGGCGGTGCTCTCCGGCACCAACGGCTACCTGAAGTTCGCCGGCCGCCCGCTGCGCGCCAAGATCACCGGGATCGCCACCACCGACGGCACCTTCCTGATCCGCGGCACCGCGCCGGTGGACCTGGCCGACTACCACCTGGTCGTCAGCGCCAAGAACCGCTTCGACGAGCGGACCGTGCCGCTGAGCGTGGGCGCGGACGGCACCTTCGAGGCGACCTTCCGCCCGTCCACGATGTCCGGCACCGGCGGCGGCCTGCCGCTGAAGGCCGGCCGCTGGGTCTTCCGCCTGGAGGCCGGGGACGACGCGCCGGCGCTGCCGCTCGTCGTCGACCGGCTCGCCGTCACCCAGTTCCCGCTGGAGAGCACGTACAACGGGCGCGAGAACCGCCTGGAGGTCCACTGGCAGGACCACCCGCAGCTCAACTGCCTGCCGGACCTGTCCCCGCTGGAGCGCGGCGACAACCGCCAGTACCAGCTGCGCCAGGAGGTGTACGAGAAGGGCCGCGAGCTGCCGCTGCGCGACTCGGTCCTGTACATCAGCTACAACGGCAAGCAGTACTCGGACAGCCCGCGCGCCATCCACGAGGAGCTGCTGCGCCGGGGTGCCGACGTCGAGCACCTGTGGCTGGTCCGCGACGGCCAGGTGGAGCTGCCCGACACGGTGCAGCCGGTCCGCTTCCAGGGCCGTGAGTGGTACGAGGCGCTGGCCCGTTCGCGGTACATCATCACCAATGCCCACCTGCCGCACTGGATCCGCCGCCGCGCGGGCCAGGTGATCGTGCAGACCTGGCACGGCACGATGCTGAAGAAGATCGGTCTGGACATCGACGCGCCGAAGTTCGACCCGAACTACCACGAGCGTCTGGTCAAGGAAGCCGAGAGCTGGAACATCCTGGTCTCGTCGAACCGCTTCTCCACCCCGATCCTGAAGCGGGCCATGGGCTACAACGGCCTGATCGCGGAGACGGGCTACCCGCGCAACGACTACCTGTACGCCGAGGACCGCGACGAGCGCGCGGCCGAGGTGAAGGCCAAGCTGGGCCTGCCCGCGGACAAGAAGGTCGTGCTGTACGCGCCGACCTGGCGCGACGACCTGTCGCACGCCCGCGGCCAGTTCAAGTTCGACCTGCGGGTGGACCTGGAGGACGCCCGCCGTCGCCTCGGTGACGACCACGTCTTCCTGATCCGCCGTCACTCGAACATCGTGGACAGCATCCCGGGCGCCGGGAACGGCTTCGTCTACGACGTCTCCGAGTACCCGGACATCGCGGACCTGTACCTGGCGGCCGACATCATGATCACGGACTACTCGTCGGTCATGTTCGACTACGCGCACCTGCGCCGCCCGATGCTGTTCTTCACGTACGACCTGGAGCACTACCGCGACCGTCTGCGGGGCTTCTACTTCGACTTCGAGAACGACGCGCCGGGCCCGCTGGTGGAGACCTCGGACGACCTGCTCACGGCGATCCGGGAGATCGACGAGGTCCAGGTCGCGTACCAGGAGAAGTACGACGAGTTCCACCACCAGTTCTGCGACCTGGACGACGGCCACGCGGCCGGCCGTGTCGCCGACCTGATGTTCAAGATCGCCGAGGAGGGCGCGCCGCTGTAG
- a CDS encoding glycosyltransferase, which translates to MDRCHIGGVVSAIHNLAGALVEHHEVELVALRRNRDQAFFPLDPRVKTVALSDYRKHSHTYDGDDPQLEVFPHIYPNEPTDKKPWIGRLAEKRLMEYLATTDADVVVSNNPKITIMLAYSDRDFLKVAMEHSRPARYGSHIRDALFRDAYPKMDAITAPTPDECRTIAGVVPAVSHLLSPMPNCIPAHQGQMSTGDNKIVVTAGLLKPHKGFGDLIEAFSTVAPRHPDWSLRIYGSGPERANLRKKIDETDSNNQIFLMGPATPVTPEFAKASIFVLPSHLEAFGNVTVEAMAAGLPAVCYDAPHGPRNIIKQGEDGYVVPLGDKEALAEHIEKLIADEDLRRKMAAAAVANVVRFQEAETAARFEQLVETMRARRAIPRTAAAVVSPQGDVRVRVEGLPADSDARLVCKDIRKKADEVVVPFVGDEAVVPALGKLVEGDWELQIRAAGYDLPLRSAGCDTLQILSLKLPRTEGPALSLLLPYAHTDGTLRVQSRVRAQHVEVAAIKAGASAIVVEAEAWGVQPGRGSVIEAVHRKEADKNFTFPVKAGADGRFTASLDNAAAARLHQAGAEDVWDLWLLPDQDSPRVRVCKLATDVLVPMDVFTFPYPVVKTSGAPVPASVETKPKSGWRNRLASVPTAVAGARHELRPYFSSNGQLSLKIIDKK; encoded by the coding sequence GTGGACCGCTGCCACATCGGCGGTGTGGTGAGCGCGATCCACAACCTGGCCGGTGCGCTCGTGGAGCACCACGAGGTGGAGCTGGTCGCCCTCCGCCGCAACCGCGACCAGGCGTTCTTCCCGCTGGACCCCCGGGTCAAGACCGTGGCGCTCTCCGACTACCGGAAGCACTCCCACACGTACGACGGCGACGACCCGCAGCTCGAGGTCTTCCCGCACATCTACCCGAACGAGCCCACGGACAAGAAGCCGTGGATCGGCCGGCTCGCCGAGAAGCGGCTGATGGAGTACCTGGCCACCACCGACGCCGACGTCGTGGTCAGCAACAACCCCAAGATCACCATCATGCTGGCCTACTCCGACCGCGACTTCCTCAAGGTCGCGATGGAGCACTCGCGGCCCGCCCGGTACGGCAGCCACATCCGCGACGCCCTCTTCCGCGACGCGTACCCGAAGATGGACGCGATCACCGCGCCGACGCCGGACGAGTGCCGGACCATCGCCGGGGTCGTCCCCGCCGTGAGCCACCTGCTCTCCCCCATGCCGAACTGCATCCCGGCCCACCAGGGCCAGATGTCCACCGGCGACAACAAGATCGTCGTCACGGCCGGCCTGCTCAAGCCGCACAAGGGCTTCGGCGACCTCATCGAGGCGTTCTCCACCGTGGCCCCCCGCCACCCGGACTGGAGCCTGCGGATCTACGGCTCCGGCCCCGAGCGCGCCAACCTGCGCAAGAAGATCGACGAGACCGACAGCAACAACCAGATCTTCCTGATGGGCCCGGCCACCCCGGTCACCCCGGAGTTCGCCAAGGCGTCCATCTTCGTCCTCCCCTCCCACCTGGAGGCGTTCGGCAACGTCACCGTCGAGGCGATGGCGGCCGGCCTCCCGGCGGTCTGCTACGACGCCCCGCACGGCCCGCGCAACATCATCAAGCAGGGCGAGGACGGCTACGTCGTCCCGCTCGGCGACAAGGAAGCGCTCGCCGAGCACATCGAGAAGCTGATCGCCGACGAGGACCTGCGCCGGAAGATGGCGGCCGCCGCGGTGGCCAACGTGGTCCGCTTCCAGGAGGCCGAGACCGCCGCCCGCTTCGAGCAGCTCGTCGAGACCATGCGGGCCCGCCGGGCCATCCCCCGCACGGCCGCCGCCGTGGTGAGCCCGCAGGGCGACGTCCGGGTCCGCGTCGAGGGGCTGCCCGCCGACAGCGACGCCCGGCTGGTCTGCAAGGACATCCGCAAGAAGGCCGACGAGGTCGTCGTCCCCTTCGTCGGCGACGAGGCGGTGGTCCCCGCGCTCGGCAAGCTCGTCGAGGGCGACTGGGAGCTCCAGATCCGCGCCGCCGGCTACGACCTGCCGCTCCGCTCGGCCGGCTGCGACACCCTCCAGATCCTGTCGCTGAAGCTGCCCCGCACCGAGGGCCCCGCGCTCTCCCTGCTGCTGCCGTACGCCCACACCGACGGCACCCTCCGGGTGCAGAGCCGGGTCCGCGCCCAGCACGTCGAGGTCGCGGCCATCAAGGCCGGCGCCAGCGCGATCGTCGTCGAGGCCGAGGCCTGGGGCGTCCAGCCCGGCCGGGGCAGCGTGATCGAGGCCGTCCACCGCAAGGAGGCCGACAAGAACTTCACCTTCCCGGTGAAGGCCGGTGCCGACGGGCGGTTCACCGCCTCCCTGGACAACGCCGCCGCGGCCCGCCTGCACCAGGCCGGCGCCGAGGACGTCTGGGACCTCTGGCTGCTGCCCGACCAGGACTCCCCCCGCGTCCGGGTCTGCAAGCTCGCCACCGACGTGCTCGTCCCGATGGACGTCTTCACCTTCCCGTACCCGGTGGTGAAGACGTCCGGCGCCCCGGTCCCGGCCTCCGTCGAGACCAAGCCGAAGAGCGGCTGGCGCAACCGCCTGGCGTCGGTGCCGACCGCCGTCGCCGGCGCCCGGCACGAGCTGCGCCCGTACTTCTCCAGCAACGGCCAGCTGTCGCTGAAGATCATCGACAAGAAGTAA
- a CDS encoding Rne/Rng family ribonuclease, whose translation MLEDTNDTNENNDSNAPGDKLPPRRRRRAASRPAGPPVTAAGEAAEAAAEIVEPTAAPAAEPAAEAAPARTRRRATRKTAAPAPAAAESAAPAPAEEPAAPEAVVETPAAEPEAAPARTRRRATRKATAPVTSTAAAEEPAEAEAEAVVETPAAEPEAAPARTRRRATRRASAPVTSPAPAEEPAAEESAAVEAPAEPAAEAAPARTRRRATRRTATPEVTADVAAELAAPTSGESLPEDTVEEIASHGADVAAAEAAATRGRGRRRVSAPQFTSEPPTAEEAPRRRRVERPAVAVFQAPVFAEPMFQTPETAAFAAAAAAEAEEEPEEETVVETVEAVEPERAETGSRRRRRRRGEPVAVEPVPTTVADEPEVEHVADEAEAEETEEADETDEYGDRPSRRRRRGGRRRRRGESAEAEETEESDESDELHAEDEAEAEESEETDDESGFAGSSSSRRRRRRRRRSGDAAGEAEATDEDGVRTVVKVREPRPKPEPSDEVQSIKGSTRLEAKKQRRREGREQGRRRVPIITEAEFLARREAVERVMVVRQNGERTQIGVLEDNVLVEHYVNKEQATSYVGNVYLGKVQNVLPSMEAAFVDIGKGRNAVLYAGEVNFEALGMGNGPRRIESALKSGQSVLVQVTKDPIGHKGARLTSQVSLPGRYLVYVPEGSMTGISRKLPDTERARLKTILKKIVPEDAGVIVRTAAEGASEDELRRDVERLQAQWADIQKKANQISTSAPSLLYGEPDMTVRVVRDIFNEDFSKVIVSGDDAWETIHGYVSHVAPDLADRLQRWTSEVDVFATYRIDEQLMKALDRKVWLPSGGSLVIDKTEAMIVVDVNTGKFTGQGGNLEETVTRNNLEAAEEIVRQLRLRDLGGIVVIDFIDMVLESNRDLVLRRLLECLGRDRTKHQVAEVTSLGLVQMTRKRVGQGLLESFSETCVHCNGRGVIVHMEQPATHGGGGGKRAKKRGRGGDEHVHEHAHEAVEAEAPAETEAEVAAELAAPVAVPVPIAPDEELYGSAAEAEAAATRGRGRRRVTRKVTAPVVPTPIAEPVVEPVAEPAAEAVAEAEPVVETPVAEPVAEEAPAPRTRRRATRRVTSPVVSTSEPAAAEAETVVAVAEPEAVTAPEPVVETAPEPVAEPGEEAPVAAAPRARRRVVRKATAPAGAPAGAEAAEIVVATAAPAAAPEPAAEDSEAAPAAKKAARKTAKKATAKKAATKKTAAKKTVAKKTVAKKATAKKAAEKTAAPAQD comes from the coding sequence ATGCTCGAAGACACCAACGACACCAACGAGAACAACGACAGCAACGCCCCCGGCGACAAGCTGCCGCCGCGCCGCCGGCGCCGCGCCGCGTCCCGGCCCGCCGGCCCGCCGGTGACCGCCGCCGGCGAGGCCGCCGAGGCCGCCGCCGAGATCGTGGAGCCCACCGCGGCCCCCGCCGCCGAACCGGCCGCCGAGGCCGCCCCGGCGCGCACCCGCCGCCGAGCGACCCGCAAGACGGCCGCCCCGGCCCCCGCCGCCGCCGAGTCGGCAGCCCCGGCCCCCGCCGAGGAGCCCGCCGCACCCGAGGCCGTCGTGGAGACCCCGGCCGCCGAGCCGGAGGCCGCCCCGGCCCGCACCCGCCGTCGCGCCACCCGCAAGGCGACCGCGCCCGTGACCTCCACGGCCGCCGCCGAGGAGCCCGCCGAGGCCGAGGCCGAGGCCGTCGTGGAGACCCCGGCCGCCGAGCCGGAGGCCGCGCCGGCCCGCACCCGCCGCCGCGCCACCCGCCGCGCCAGCGCCCCGGTCACATCCCCGGCCCCGGCCGAGGAGCCGGCCGCCGAGGAGTCCGCCGCCGTGGAGGCGCCCGCCGAGCCGGCCGCCGAGGCCGCCCCGGCGCGCACCCGCCGCCGCGCCACCCGGCGTACCGCCACCCCCGAGGTCACCGCGGACGTGGCGGCCGAGCTCGCCGCGCCGACCTCCGGCGAGTCCCTGCCCGAGGACACCGTCGAGGAGATCGCCTCCCACGGTGCCGACGTCGCCGCCGCCGAGGCCGCCGCCACCCGCGGCCGCGGCCGCCGCCGGGTCAGCGCGCCGCAGTTCACCTCCGAGCCGCCCACCGCCGAGGAGGCCCCGCGCCGCCGCCGCGTCGAGCGCCCGGCCGTCGCCGTCTTCCAGGCCCCGGTCTTCGCCGAGCCGATGTTCCAGACGCCGGAGACCGCCGCCTTCGCGGCCGCCGCTGCCGCCGAGGCCGAGGAGGAGCCGGAGGAGGAGACCGTCGTCGAGACGGTCGAGGCCGTCGAGCCCGAGCGCGCCGAGACCGGTTCGCGCCGCCGCCGTCGCCGCCGCGGCGAGCCCGTCGCCGTCGAGCCCGTCCCGACCACCGTCGCCGACGAGCCCGAGGTCGAGCACGTCGCCGACGAGGCCGAGGCGGAGGAGACCGAGGAGGCCGACGAGACCGACGAGTACGGCGACCGCCCGTCCCGCCGCCGCCGTCGCGGTGGCCGTCGCCGTCGCCGCGGCGAGTCCGCCGAGGCGGAGGAGACCGAGGAGTCCGACGAGTCCGACGAGCTCCACGCCGAGGACGAGGCGGAGGCCGAGGAGTCCGAGGAGACCGATGACGAGTCCGGCTTCGCCGGCTCCAGCAGCTCCCGCCGTCGCCGTCGCCGTCGCCGCCGCAGCGGTGACGCCGCCGGCGAGGCCGAGGCCACCGACGAGGACGGCGTCCGCACGGTCGTCAAGGTCCGCGAGCCGCGCCCGAAGCCCGAGCCCTCCGACGAAGTGCAGTCCATCAAGGGCTCCACCCGCCTGGAGGCCAAGAAGCAGCGCCGCCGCGAGGGCCGTGAGCAGGGCCGCCGCCGCGTCCCGATCATCACCGAGGCCGAGTTCCTCGCCCGCCGCGAGGCCGTCGAGCGCGTCATGGTCGTCCGCCAGAACGGCGAGCGCACCCAGATCGGCGTCCTGGAAGACAACGTGCTCGTCGAGCACTACGTCAACAAGGAGCAGGCCACCTCGTACGTCGGCAACGTCTACCTGGGCAAGGTCCAGAACGTGCTGCCGTCCATGGAGGCCGCCTTCGTCGACATCGGCAAGGGCCGCAACGCCGTCCTGTACGCCGGCGAGGTCAACTTCGAGGCGCTCGGCATGGGCAACGGCCCGCGCCGCATCGAGTCCGCCCTCAAGTCCGGCCAGTCGGTCCTGGTGCAGGTCACCAAGGACCCCATCGGCCACAAGGGCGCCCGCCTCACCAGCCAGGTCTCCCTCCCGGGCCGCTACCTCGTGTACGTCCCCGAGGGCTCGATGACCGGCATCAGCCGCAAGCTCCCGGACACCGAGCGCGCCCGGCTGAAGACCATCCTCAAGAAGATCGTCCCCGAGGACGCGGGCGTCATCGTGCGCACCGCCGCCGAGGGCGCGAGCGAGGACGAGCTGCGCCGTGACGTCGAGCGCCTCCAGGCGCAGTGGGCCGACATCCAGAAGAAGGCCAACCAGATCTCGACGTCCGCGCCGAGCCTGCTCTACGGCGAGCCGGACATGACCGTCCGCGTCGTCCGCGACATCTTCAACGAGGACTTCTCCAAGGTCATCGTGAGCGGCGACGACGCCTGGGAGACCATCCACGGCTACGTCTCGCACGTCGCGCCCGACCTGGCCGACCGCCTCCAGCGGTGGACCAGCGAGGTCGACGTCTTCGCCACCTACCGGATCGACGAGCAGCTGATGAAGGCGCTCGACCGGAAGGTCTGGCTGCCGTCCGGCGGCTCGCTGGTGATCGACAAGACCGAGGCGATGATCGTCGTCGACGTCAACACCGGCAAGTTCACCGGCCAGGGCGGCAACCTGGAGGAGACCGTCACCAGGAACAACCTGGAGGCGGCCGAGGAGATCGTCCGTCAGCTGCGGCTGCGCGACCTCGGCGGCATCGTCGTCATCGACTTCATCGACATGGTCCTGGAGTCCAACCGCGACCTGGTGCTGCGCCGCCTCCTGGAGTGCCTGGGCCGCGACCGGACCAAGCACCAGGTGGCCGAGGTCACCTCGCTCGGCCTGGTGCAGATGACCCGCAAGCGGGTCGGCCAGGGCCTCCTGGAGTCCTTCTCCGAGACCTGCGTCCACTGCAACGGCCGCGGTGTCATCGTCCACATGGAGCAGCCGGCCACGCACGGCGGCGGTGGCGGCAAGCGCGCGAAGAAGCGCGGCCGTGGCGGCGACGAGCACGTGCACGAGCACGCCCACGAGGCCGTCGAGGCCGAGGCCCCGGCGGAGACCGAGGCCGAGGTCGCGGCCGAGCTGGCGGCCCCGGTGGCCGTGCCGGTCCCGATCGCCCCGGACGAGGAGCTGTACGGCTCCGCCGCCGAGGCCGAGGCCGCCGCGACCCGCGGCCGCGGCCGCCGCCGGGTCACCCGCAAGGTGACCGCGCCGGTGGTCCCGACGCCGATCGCGGAACCCGTCGTGGAGCCGGTCGCCGAGCCGGCGGCCGAGGCCGTCGCCGAGGCCGAGCCGGTCGTGGAGACCCCGGTGGCCGAGCCGGTCGCGGAGGAGGCGCCCGCGCCCCGGACCCGTCGCCGCGCCACCCGCCGGGTGACCTCGCCGGTCGTCTCCACGTCCGAGCCGGCCGCCGCCGAGGCCGAGACGGTCGTCGCGGTCGCGGAGCCGGAGGCCGTGACGGCGCCGGAGCCGGTCGTGGAGACCGCGCCCGAGCCGGTGGCCGAGCCCGGCGAGGAGGCCCCCGTGGCCGCCGCGCCGCGCGCCCGCCGCCGGGTGGTCCGCAAGGCCACCGCCCCGGCCGGCGCCCCCGCCGGCGCCGAGGCCGCCGAGATCGTGGTGGCCACGGCCGCCCCGGCCGCGGCGCCCGAGCCGGCCGCGGAGGACTCCGAGGCCGCCCCGGCGGCCAAGAAGGCCGCCCGGAAGACGGCGAAGAAGGCCACCGCCAAGAAGGCCGCCACTAAGAAGACGGCGGCCAAGAAGACGGTGGCGAAGAAGACCGTCGCGAAGAAGGCCACGGCCAAGAAGGCCGCGGAGAAGACCGCGGCCCCGGCCCAGGACTGA